A window of the Tripterygium wilfordii isolate XIE 37 chromosome 12, ASM1340144v1, whole genome shotgun sequence genome harbors these coding sequences:
- the LOC120010933 gene encoding F-box/LRR-repeat protein 14-like isoform X13, translating into MGGSCSRKRGQLDENGLHVRVSERYSKSGSSKWLATSFSRPGVDIPQGNGKCPSLMELCIHKICKDLDQYSTFSMLPRDITQQIFNELVYSQCLNDVYLEAFRDCAIQDIYLGEYIGINDSWMDVISSQGASLLSLDLSGSDVTDSGLLHLKECTNMQDLKVDYCDKISDRGLNNISGLCNLTSLSFRRNKSITAQGMSALASLVNLLKLDLEKCPEIHGGLVHLKGLTKLESLNIKWCNCITDNDMKPISGLSNLKSLQISCSKVTDFGIAFLKGLHKLSLLNLEGCPVTAGCLDSLSALAALLYLNLSRCHLSDDGCKKFTQLRKLKVLNLGFNHITDACLMHMKGLTNLESLNLDSCRIGDRGMVNLAGLTALDSLNLSFTVVTDGGLRKLSGLSSLKSLNLDARQITDTGLAALTSLTGLMHLDLFGAHITDSGTNYLRNFKNLQSLEICGGGLTDAGVKNIKDLSSLSLLNLSQNCNLTDKTLELISGLTGLVSLNVSNSCITGSGLRHLKLLKNLKSLTLESCKVTAKDIRKLHAMDLPNLVSFRPE; encoded by the exons ATGGGGGGATCTTGTTCGAGGAAGAGAGGCCAGCTTGACGAAAATGGTTTACACGTAAGGGTCTCTGAAAGATATAGCAAAAGTGGGAGTTCAAAGTGGTTGGCAACTTCCTTTTCTAGACCTGGTGTTGATATACCTCAGGGAAATGGGAAATGCCCATCCCTCATGGAGTTGTGCATTCATAAAATATGCAAG GACCTTGACCAATATAGCACATTTTCTATGCTCCCAAGAGATATTACTCAGCAGATCTTCAATGAGTTGGTGTATTCTCAATGCTTAAATGATGTGTATCTGGAAGCTTTCAGAGATTGTGCAATTCAG GATATTTACTTGGGAGAATACATTGGGATAAATGACAGCTGGATGGATGTCATCTCTTCACAGGGAGCATCATTACTTTCTTTGGATCTTTCTGGTTCTGATGTCACAGATTCCGGATTACTTCATCTCAAAGAATGCACAAATATGCAAGACCTAAAAGTTGATTACTGTGACAAGATTTCTGATCGTGGGCTTAATAACATAAGCG GGCTATGTAATTTGACAAGTTTGAGTTTTCGAAGAAACAAGTCTATTACTGCACAGGGAATGAGTGCCTTGGCTAGCTTAGTTAACTTGTTGAAGTTGGACCTGGAGAAATGCCCCGAGATTCATGGTGGACTTGTACATCTTAAAG GATTGACAAAGTTGGAGTCTCTTAACATCAAATGGTGTAATTGTATCACGGATAATGATATGAAGCCTATttcag GGCTATctaacttgaaaagcttgcaaATTTCCTGCAGTAAGGTTACAGATTTTGGTATCGCTTTTCTAAAAG GTTTGCACAAACTTTCTCTGTTGAACTTGGAGGGGTGCCCTGTTACAGCTGGATGTTTGGATTCTCTTTCAG CTCTTGCTGCTCTGTTATATTTAAACCTTAGCAGATGTCATCTTTCTGACGATGGATGTAAGAAGTTTACAC AGCTCAGGAAGTTAAAGGTGTTAAACTTGGGGTTTAATCACATAACAGATGCTTGTTTAATGCATATGAAAG GTTTGACAAATTTAGAGAGCCTTAATCTGGATTCCTGTAGAATTGGTGATAGAGGAATGGTTAATTTGGCAG gTTTGACTGCTCTAGACAGTTTGAATTTGTCATTCACAGTAGTAACAGATGGTGGTTTAAGAAAATTGTCAGGATTGTCTTCTCTCAAGTCACTTAATCTGGATGCTCGTCAAATCACAGATACTGGACTTGCAGCTCTTACAA GTTTGACAGGATTGATGCATCTGGATCTTTTTGGAGCTCATATAACGGATTCTGGAACAAACTATTTGCGAA ATTTCAAGAACCTGCAGTCCCTGGAGATATGTGGTGGAGGCTTGACTGATGCTGGCGTAAAGAATATTAAAGATCTTTCATCCTTATCACTCTTAAATCTTTCACAAAACTGCAACCTGACAGATAAAACATTGGAATTGATTTCTG GATTGACAGGGTTGGTCTCTTTGAACGTATCAAATTCCTGCATAACTGGTTCAGGCTTGCGACATCTGAAACTATTGAAGAACTTAAAATCTCTTACCTTGGAATCTTGCAAAGTGACTGCAAAAGACATCAGAAAGCTTCACGCGATGGACCTGCCTAATCTGGTAAGTTTTCGTCCTGAATAG
- the LOC120010933 gene encoding F-box/LRR-repeat protein 14-like isoform X10, whose protein sequence is MGGSCSRKRGQLDENGLHVRVSERYSKSGSSKWLATSFSRPGVDIPQGNGKCPSLMELCIHKICKDLDQYSTFSMLPRDITQQIFNELVYSQCLNDVYLEAFRDCAIQDIYLGEYIGINDSWMDVISSQGASLLSLDLSGSDVTDSGLLHLKECTNMQDLKVDYCDKISDRGLNNISGLCNLTSLSFRRNKSITAQGMSALASLVNLLKLDLEKCPEIHGGLVHLKGLTKLESLNIKWCNCITDNDMKPISGLSNLKSLQISCSKVTDFGIAFLKGLHKLSLLNLEGCPVTAGCLDSLSALAALLYLNLSRCHLSDDGCKKFTQLRKLKVLNLGFNHITDACLMHMKGLTNLESLNLDSCRIGDRGMVNLAGLRRLKCLELSDTGVGSSGLSHLSGLTALDSLNLSFTVVTDGGLRKLSGLSSLKSLNLDARQITDTGLAALTSLTGLMHLDLFGAHITDSGTNYLRNFKNLQSLEICGGGLTDAGVKNIKDLSSLSLLNLSQNCNLTDKTLELISGLTGLVSLNVSNSCITGSGLRHLKLLKNLKSLTLESCKVTAKDIRKLHAMDLPNLVSFRPE, encoded by the exons ATGGGGGGATCTTGTTCGAGGAAGAGAGGCCAGCTTGACGAAAATGGTTTACACGTAAGGGTCTCTGAAAGATATAGCAAAAGTGGGAGTTCAAAGTGGTTGGCAACTTCCTTTTCTAGACCTGGTGTTGATATACCTCAGGGAAATGGGAAATGCCCATCCCTCATGGAGTTGTGCATTCATAAAATATGCAAG GACCTTGACCAATATAGCACATTTTCTATGCTCCCAAGAGATATTACTCAGCAGATCTTCAATGAGTTGGTGTATTCTCAATGCTTAAATGATGTGTATCTGGAAGCTTTCAGAGATTGTGCAATTCAG GATATTTACTTGGGAGAATACATTGGGATAAATGACAGCTGGATGGATGTCATCTCTTCACAGGGAGCATCATTACTTTCTTTGGATCTTTCTGGTTCTGATGTCACAGATTCCGGATTACTTCATCTCAAAGAATGCACAAATATGCAAGACCTAAAAGTTGATTACTGTGACAAGATTTCTGATCGTGGGCTTAATAACATAAGCG GGCTATGTAATTTGACAAGTTTGAGTTTTCGAAGAAACAAGTCTATTACTGCACAGGGAATGAGTGCCTTGGCTAGCTTAGTTAACTTGTTGAAGTTGGACCTGGAGAAATGCCCCGAGATTCATGGTGGACTTGTACATCTTAAAG GATTGACAAAGTTGGAGTCTCTTAACATCAAATGGTGTAATTGTATCACGGATAATGATATGAAGCCTATttcag GGCTATctaacttgaaaagcttgcaaATTTCCTGCAGTAAGGTTACAGATTTTGGTATCGCTTTTCTAAAAG GTTTGCACAAACTTTCTCTGTTGAACTTGGAGGGGTGCCCTGTTACAGCTGGATGTTTGGATTCTCTTTCAG CTCTTGCTGCTCTGTTATATTTAAACCTTAGCAGATGTCATCTTTCTGACGATGGATGTAAGAAGTTTACAC AGCTCAGGAAGTTAAAGGTGTTAAACTTGGGGTTTAATCACATAACAGATGCTTGTTTAATGCATATGAAAG GTTTGACAAATTTAGAGAGCCTTAATCTGGATTCCTGTAGAATTGGTGATAGAGGAATGGTTAATTTGGCAG GCCTTCGGCGTTTGAAGTGTTTGGAGTTGTCTGATACTGGAGTTGGAAGCAGTGGGCTCAGCCATCTCTCTG gTTTGACTGCTCTAGACAGTTTGAATTTGTCATTCACAGTAGTAACAGATGGTGGTTTAAGAAAATTGTCAGGATTGTCTTCTCTCAAGTCACTTAATCTGGATGCTCGTCAAATCACAGATACTGGACTTGCAGCTCTTACAA GTTTGACAGGATTGATGCATCTGGATCTTTTTGGAGCTCATATAACGGATTCTGGAACAAACTATTTGCGAA ATTTCAAGAACCTGCAGTCCCTGGAGATATGTGGTGGAGGCTTGACTGATGCTGGCGTAAAGAATATTAAAGATCTTTCATCCTTATCACTCTTAAATCTTTCACAAAACTGCAACCTGACAGATAAAACATTGGAATTGATTTCTG GATTGACAGGGTTGGTCTCTTTGAACGTATCAAATTCCTGCATAACTGGTTCAGGCTTGCGACATCTGAAACTATTGAAGAACTTAAAATCTCTTACCTTGGAATCTTGCAAAGTGACTGCAAAAGACATCAGAAAGCTTCACGCGATGGACCTGCCTAATCTGGTAAGTTTTCGTCCTGAATAG
- the LOC120010933 gene encoding EIN3-binding F-box protein 1-like isoform X12, with product MGGSCSRKRGQLDENGLHVRVSERYSKSGSSKWLATSFSRPGVDIPQGNGKCPSLMELCIHKICKDLDQYSTFSMLPRDITQQIFNELVYSQCLNDVYLEAFRDCAIQDIYLGEYIGINDSWMDVISSQGASLLSLDLSGSDVTDSGLLHLKECTNMQDLKVDYCDKISDRGLNNISGLCNLTSLSFRRNKSITAQGMSALASLVNLLKLDLEKCPEIHGGLVHLKGLTKLESLNIKWCNCITDNDMKPISGLSNLKSLQISCSKVTDFGIAFLKGLHKLSLLNLEGCPVTAGCLDSLSALAALLYLNLSRCHLSDDGCKKFTRLTNLEILNLDSCRIGDGGLVNLAGLTNLESLNLDSCRIGDRGMVNLAGLRRLKCLELSDTGVGSSGLSHLSGLTALDSLNLSFTVVTDGGLRKLSGLSSLKSLNLDARQITDTGLAALTSLTGLMHLDLFGAHITDSGTNYLRNFKNLQSLEICGGGLTDAGVKNIKDLSSLSLLNLSQNCNLTDKTLELISGLTGLVSLNVSNSCITGSGLRHLKLLKNLKSLTLESCKVTAKDIRKLHAMDLPNLVSFRPE from the exons ATGGGGGGATCTTGTTCGAGGAAGAGAGGCCAGCTTGACGAAAATGGTTTACACGTAAGGGTCTCTGAAAGATATAGCAAAAGTGGGAGTTCAAAGTGGTTGGCAACTTCCTTTTCTAGACCTGGTGTTGATATACCTCAGGGAAATGGGAAATGCCCATCCCTCATGGAGTTGTGCATTCATAAAATATGCAAG GACCTTGACCAATATAGCACATTTTCTATGCTCCCAAGAGATATTACTCAGCAGATCTTCAATGAGTTGGTGTATTCTCAATGCTTAAATGATGTGTATCTGGAAGCTTTCAGAGATTGTGCAATTCAG GATATTTACTTGGGAGAATACATTGGGATAAATGACAGCTGGATGGATGTCATCTCTTCACAGGGAGCATCATTACTTTCTTTGGATCTTTCTGGTTCTGATGTCACAGATTCCGGATTACTTCATCTCAAAGAATGCACAAATATGCAAGACCTAAAAGTTGATTACTGTGACAAGATTTCTGATCGTGGGCTTAATAACATAAGCG GGCTATGTAATTTGACAAGTTTGAGTTTTCGAAGAAACAAGTCTATTACTGCACAGGGAATGAGTGCCTTGGCTAGCTTAGTTAACTTGTTGAAGTTGGACCTGGAGAAATGCCCCGAGATTCATGGTGGACTTGTACATCTTAAAG GATTGACAAAGTTGGAGTCTCTTAACATCAAATGGTGTAATTGTATCACGGATAATGATATGAAGCCTATttcag GGCTATctaacttgaaaagcttgcaaATTTCCTGCAGTAAGGTTACAGATTTTGGTATCGCTTTTCTAAAAG GTTTGCACAAACTTTCTCTGTTGAACTTGGAGGGGTGCCCTGTTACAGCTGGATGTTTGGATTCTCTTTCAG CTCTTGCTGCTCTGTTATATTTAAACCTTAGCAGATGTCATCTTTCTGACGATGGATGTAAGAAGTTTACAC GTTTGACAAATTTAGAGATCCTTAATCTGGATTCCTGTAGAATTGGTGATGGAGGACTGGTTAATTTGGCAG GTTTGACAAATTTAGAGAGCCTTAATCTGGATTCCTGTAGAATTGGTGATAGAGGAATGGTTAATTTGGCAG GCCTTCGGCGTTTGAAGTGTTTGGAGTTGTCTGATACTGGAGTTGGAAGCAGTGGGCTCAGCCATCTCTCTG gTTTGACTGCTCTAGACAGTTTGAATTTGTCATTCACAGTAGTAACAGATGGTGGTTTAAGAAAATTGTCAGGATTGTCTTCTCTCAAGTCACTTAATCTGGATGCTCGTCAAATCACAGATACTGGACTTGCAGCTCTTACAA GTTTGACAGGATTGATGCATCTGGATCTTTTTGGAGCTCATATAACGGATTCTGGAACAAACTATTTGCGAA ATTTCAAGAACCTGCAGTCCCTGGAGATATGTGGTGGAGGCTTGACTGATGCTGGCGTAAAGAATATTAAAGATCTTTCATCCTTATCACTCTTAAATCTTTCACAAAACTGCAACCTGACAGATAAAACATTGGAATTGATTTCTG GATTGACAGGGTTGGTCTCTTTGAACGTATCAAATTCCTGCATAACTGGTTCAGGCTTGCGACATCTGAAACTATTGAAGAACTTAAAATCTCTTACCTTGGAATCTTGCAAAGTGACTGCAAAAGACATCAGAAAGCTTCACGCGATGGACCTGCCTAATCTGGTAAGTTTTCGTCCTGAATAG
- the LOC120010933 gene encoding EIN3-binding F-box protein 1-like isoform X8, whose product MGGSCSRKRGQLDENGLHVRVSERYSKSGSSKWLATSFSRPGVDIPQGNGKCPSLMELCIHKICKDLDQYSTFSMLPRDITQQIFNELVYSQCLNDVYLEAFRDCAIQDIYLGEYIGINDSWMDVISSQGASLLSLDLSGSDVTDSGLLHLKECTNMQDLKVDYCDKISDRGLNNISGLCNLTSLSFRRNKSITAQGMSALASLVNLLKLDLEKCPEIHGGLVHLKGLTKLESLNIKWCNCITDNDMKPISGLSNLKSLQISCSKVTDFGIAFLKGLHKLSLLNLEGCPVTAGCLDSLSALAALLYLNLSRCHLSDDGCKKFTQLRKLKVLNLGFNHITDACLMHMKAGLTNLEILNLDSCRIGDGGLVNLAGLTNLESLNLDSCRIGDRGMVNLAGLTALDSLNLSFTVVTDGGLRKLSGLSSLKSLNLDARQITDTGLAALTSLTGLMHLDLFGAHITDSGTNYLRNFKNLQSLEICGGGLTDAGVKNIKDLSSLSLLNLSQNCNLTDKTLELISGLTGLVSLNVSNSCITGSGLRHLKLLKNLKSLTLESCKVTAKDIRKLHAMDLPNLVSFRPE is encoded by the exons ATGGGGGGATCTTGTTCGAGGAAGAGAGGCCAGCTTGACGAAAATGGTTTACACGTAAGGGTCTCTGAAAGATATAGCAAAAGTGGGAGTTCAAAGTGGTTGGCAACTTCCTTTTCTAGACCTGGTGTTGATATACCTCAGGGAAATGGGAAATGCCCATCCCTCATGGAGTTGTGCATTCATAAAATATGCAAG GACCTTGACCAATATAGCACATTTTCTATGCTCCCAAGAGATATTACTCAGCAGATCTTCAATGAGTTGGTGTATTCTCAATGCTTAAATGATGTGTATCTGGAAGCTTTCAGAGATTGTGCAATTCAG GATATTTACTTGGGAGAATACATTGGGATAAATGACAGCTGGATGGATGTCATCTCTTCACAGGGAGCATCATTACTTTCTTTGGATCTTTCTGGTTCTGATGTCACAGATTCCGGATTACTTCATCTCAAAGAATGCACAAATATGCAAGACCTAAAAGTTGATTACTGTGACAAGATTTCTGATCGTGGGCTTAATAACATAAGCG GGCTATGTAATTTGACAAGTTTGAGTTTTCGAAGAAACAAGTCTATTACTGCACAGGGAATGAGTGCCTTGGCTAGCTTAGTTAACTTGTTGAAGTTGGACCTGGAGAAATGCCCCGAGATTCATGGTGGACTTGTACATCTTAAAG GATTGACAAAGTTGGAGTCTCTTAACATCAAATGGTGTAATTGTATCACGGATAATGATATGAAGCCTATttcag GGCTATctaacttgaaaagcttgcaaATTTCCTGCAGTAAGGTTACAGATTTTGGTATCGCTTTTCTAAAAG GTTTGCACAAACTTTCTCTGTTGAACTTGGAGGGGTGCCCTGTTACAGCTGGATGTTTGGATTCTCTTTCAG CTCTTGCTGCTCTGTTATATTTAAACCTTAGCAGATGTCATCTTTCTGACGATGGATGTAAGAAGTTTACAC AGCTCAGGAAGTTAAAGGTGTTAAACTTGGGGTTTAATCACATAACAGATGCTTGTTTAATGCATATGAAAG CAGGTTTGACAAATTTAGAGATCCTTAATCTGGATTCCTGTAGAATTGGTGATGGAGGACTGGTTAATTTGGCAG GTTTGACAAATTTAGAGAGCCTTAATCTGGATTCCTGTAGAATTGGTGATAGAGGAATGGTTAATTTGGCAG gTTTGACTGCTCTAGACAGTTTGAATTTGTCATTCACAGTAGTAACAGATGGTGGTTTAAGAAAATTGTCAGGATTGTCTTCTCTCAAGTCACTTAATCTGGATGCTCGTCAAATCACAGATACTGGACTTGCAGCTCTTACAA GTTTGACAGGATTGATGCATCTGGATCTTTTTGGAGCTCATATAACGGATTCTGGAACAAACTATTTGCGAA ATTTCAAGAACCTGCAGTCCCTGGAGATATGTGGTGGAGGCTTGACTGATGCTGGCGTAAAGAATATTAAAGATCTTTCATCCTTATCACTCTTAAATCTTTCACAAAACTGCAACCTGACAGATAAAACATTGGAATTGATTTCTG GATTGACAGGGTTGGTCTCTTTGAACGTATCAAATTCCTGCATAACTGGTTCAGGCTTGCGACATCTGAAACTATTGAAGAACTTAAAATCTCTTACCTTGGAATCTTGCAAAGTGACTGCAAAAGACATCAGAAAGCTTCACGCGATGGACCTGCCTAATCTGGTAAGTTTTCGTCCTGAATAG
- the LOC120010933 gene encoding EIN3-binding F-box protein 1-like isoform X6: MGGSCSRKRGQLDENGLHVRVSERYSKSGSSKWLATSFSRPGVDIPQGNGKCPSLMELCIHKICKDLDQYSTFSMLPRDITQQIFNELVYSQCLNDVYLEAFRDCAIQDIYLGEYIGINDSWMDVISSQGASLLSLDLSGSDVTDSGLLHLKECTNMQDLKVDYCDKISDRGLNNISGLCNLTSLSFRRNKSITAQGMSALASLVNLLKLDLEKCPEIHGGLVHLKGLTKLESLNIKWCNCITDNDMKPISGLSNLKSLQISCSKVTDFGIAFLKGLHKLSLLNLEGCPVTAGCLDSLSALAALLYLNLSRCHLSDDGCKKFTQLRKLKVLNLGFNHITDACLMHMKAGLTNLESLNLDSCRIGDRGMVNLAGLRRLKCLELSDTGVGSSGLSHLSGLTALDSLNLSFTVVTDGGLRKLSGLSSLKSLNLDARQITDTGLAALTSLTGLMHLDLFGAHITDSGTNYLRNFKNLQSLEICGGGLTDAGVKNIKDLSSLSLLNLSQNCNLTDKTLELISGLTGLVSLNVSNSCITGSGLRHLKLLKNLKSLTLESCKVTAKDIRKLHAMDLPNLVSFRPE; the protein is encoded by the exons ATGGGGGGATCTTGTTCGAGGAAGAGAGGCCAGCTTGACGAAAATGGTTTACACGTAAGGGTCTCTGAAAGATATAGCAAAAGTGGGAGTTCAAAGTGGTTGGCAACTTCCTTTTCTAGACCTGGTGTTGATATACCTCAGGGAAATGGGAAATGCCCATCCCTCATGGAGTTGTGCATTCATAAAATATGCAAG GACCTTGACCAATATAGCACATTTTCTATGCTCCCAAGAGATATTACTCAGCAGATCTTCAATGAGTTGGTGTATTCTCAATGCTTAAATGATGTGTATCTGGAAGCTTTCAGAGATTGTGCAATTCAG GATATTTACTTGGGAGAATACATTGGGATAAATGACAGCTGGATGGATGTCATCTCTTCACAGGGAGCATCATTACTTTCTTTGGATCTTTCTGGTTCTGATGTCACAGATTCCGGATTACTTCATCTCAAAGAATGCACAAATATGCAAGACCTAAAAGTTGATTACTGTGACAAGATTTCTGATCGTGGGCTTAATAACATAAGCG GGCTATGTAATTTGACAAGTTTGAGTTTTCGAAGAAACAAGTCTATTACTGCACAGGGAATGAGTGCCTTGGCTAGCTTAGTTAACTTGTTGAAGTTGGACCTGGAGAAATGCCCCGAGATTCATGGTGGACTTGTACATCTTAAAG GATTGACAAAGTTGGAGTCTCTTAACATCAAATGGTGTAATTGTATCACGGATAATGATATGAAGCCTATttcag GGCTATctaacttgaaaagcttgcaaATTTCCTGCAGTAAGGTTACAGATTTTGGTATCGCTTTTCTAAAAG GTTTGCACAAACTTTCTCTGTTGAACTTGGAGGGGTGCCCTGTTACAGCTGGATGTTTGGATTCTCTTTCAG CTCTTGCTGCTCTGTTATATTTAAACCTTAGCAGATGTCATCTTTCTGACGATGGATGTAAGAAGTTTACAC AGCTCAGGAAGTTAAAGGTGTTAAACTTGGGGTTTAATCACATAACAGATGCTTGTTTAATGCATATGAAAG CAGGTTTGACAAATTTAGAGAGCCTTAATCTGGATTCCTGTAGAATTGGTGATAGAGGAATGGTTAATTTGGCAG GCCTTCGGCGTTTGAAGTGTTTGGAGTTGTCTGATACTGGAGTTGGAAGCAGTGGGCTCAGCCATCTCTCTG gTTTGACTGCTCTAGACAGTTTGAATTTGTCATTCACAGTAGTAACAGATGGTGGTTTAAGAAAATTGTCAGGATTGTCTTCTCTCAAGTCACTTAATCTGGATGCTCGTCAAATCACAGATACTGGACTTGCAGCTCTTACAA GTTTGACAGGATTGATGCATCTGGATCTTTTTGGAGCTCATATAACGGATTCTGGAACAAACTATTTGCGAA ATTTCAAGAACCTGCAGTCCCTGGAGATATGTGGTGGAGGCTTGACTGATGCTGGCGTAAAGAATATTAAAGATCTTTCATCCTTATCACTCTTAAATCTTTCACAAAACTGCAACCTGACAGATAAAACATTGGAATTGATTTCTG GATTGACAGGGTTGGTCTCTTTGAACGTATCAAATTCCTGCATAACTGGTTCAGGCTTGCGACATCTGAAACTATTGAAGAACTTAAAATCTCTTACCTTGGAATCTTGCAAAGTGACTGCAAAAGACATCAGAAAGCTTCACGCGATGGACCTGCCTAATCTGGTAAGTTTTCGTCCTGAATAG
- the LOC120010933 gene encoding F-box/LRR-repeat protein 14-like isoform X11 — MGGSCSRKRGQLDENGLHVRVSERYSKSGSSKWLATSFSRPGVDIPQGNGKCPSLMELCIHKICKDLDQYSTFSMLPRDITQQIFNELVYSQCLNDVYLEAFRDCAIQDIYLGEYIGINDSWMDVISSQGASLLSLDLSGSDVTDSGLLHLKECTNMQDLKVDYCDKISDRGLNNISGLCNLTSLSFRRNKSITAQGMSALASLVNLLKLDLEKCPEIHGGLVHLKGLTKLESLNIKWCNCITDNDMKPISGLSNLKSLQISCSKVTDFGIAFLKGLHKLSLLNLEGCPVTAGCLDSLSALAALLYLNLSRCHLSDDGCKKFTQLRKLKVLNLGFNHITDACLMHMKGLTNLEILNLDSCRIGDGGLVNLAGLRRLKCLELSDTGVGSSGLSHLSGLTALDSLNLSFTVVTDGGLRKLSGLSSLKSLNLDARQITDTGLAALTSLTGLMHLDLFGAHITDSGTNYLRNFKNLQSLEICGGGLTDAGVKNIKDLSSLSLLNLSQNCNLTDKTLELISGLTGLVSLNVSNSCITGSGLRHLKLLKNLKSLTLESCKVTAKDIRKLHAMDLPNLVSFRPE, encoded by the exons ATGGGGGGATCTTGTTCGAGGAAGAGAGGCCAGCTTGACGAAAATGGTTTACACGTAAGGGTCTCTGAAAGATATAGCAAAAGTGGGAGTTCAAAGTGGTTGGCAACTTCCTTTTCTAGACCTGGTGTTGATATACCTCAGGGAAATGGGAAATGCCCATCCCTCATGGAGTTGTGCATTCATAAAATATGCAAG GACCTTGACCAATATAGCACATTTTCTATGCTCCCAAGAGATATTACTCAGCAGATCTTCAATGAGTTGGTGTATTCTCAATGCTTAAATGATGTGTATCTGGAAGCTTTCAGAGATTGTGCAATTCAG GATATTTACTTGGGAGAATACATTGGGATAAATGACAGCTGGATGGATGTCATCTCTTCACAGGGAGCATCATTACTTTCTTTGGATCTTTCTGGTTCTGATGTCACAGATTCCGGATTACTTCATCTCAAAGAATGCACAAATATGCAAGACCTAAAAGTTGATTACTGTGACAAGATTTCTGATCGTGGGCTTAATAACATAAGCG GGCTATGTAATTTGACAAGTTTGAGTTTTCGAAGAAACAAGTCTATTACTGCACAGGGAATGAGTGCCTTGGCTAGCTTAGTTAACTTGTTGAAGTTGGACCTGGAGAAATGCCCCGAGATTCATGGTGGACTTGTACATCTTAAAG GATTGACAAAGTTGGAGTCTCTTAACATCAAATGGTGTAATTGTATCACGGATAATGATATGAAGCCTATttcag GGCTATctaacttgaaaagcttgcaaATTTCCTGCAGTAAGGTTACAGATTTTGGTATCGCTTTTCTAAAAG GTTTGCACAAACTTTCTCTGTTGAACTTGGAGGGGTGCCCTGTTACAGCTGGATGTTTGGATTCTCTTTCAG CTCTTGCTGCTCTGTTATATTTAAACCTTAGCAGATGTCATCTTTCTGACGATGGATGTAAGAAGTTTACAC AGCTCAGGAAGTTAAAGGTGTTAAACTTGGGGTTTAATCACATAACAGATGCTTGTTTAATGCATATGAAAG GTTTGACAAATTTAGAGATCCTTAATCTGGATTCCTGTAGAATTGGTGATGGAGGACTGGTTAATTTGGCAG GCCTTCGGCGTTTGAAGTGTTTGGAGTTGTCTGATACTGGAGTTGGAAGCAGTGGGCTCAGCCATCTCTCTG gTTTGACTGCTCTAGACAGTTTGAATTTGTCATTCACAGTAGTAACAGATGGTGGTTTAAGAAAATTGTCAGGATTGTCTTCTCTCAAGTCACTTAATCTGGATGCTCGTCAAATCACAGATACTGGACTTGCAGCTCTTACAA GTTTGACAGGATTGATGCATCTGGATCTTTTTGGAGCTCATATAACGGATTCTGGAACAAACTATTTGCGAA ATTTCAAGAACCTGCAGTCCCTGGAGATATGTGGTGGAGGCTTGACTGATGCTGGCGTAAAGAATATTAAAGATCTTTCATCCTTATCACTCTTAAATCTTTCACAAAACTGCAACCTGACAGATAAAACATTGGAATTGATTTCTG GATTGACAGGGTTGGTCTCTTTGAACGTATCAAATTCCTGCATAACTGGTTCAGGCTTGCGACATCTGAAACTATTGAAGAACTTAAAATCTCTTACCTTGGAATCTTGCAAAGTGACTGCAAAAGACATCAGAAAGCTTCACGCGATGGACCTGCCTAATCTGGTAAGTTTTCGTCCTGAATAG